The Flavobacterium commune genome contains a region encoding:
- a CDS encoding KUP/HAK/KT family potassium transporter, which produces MNTTKNGVANKVTIASLLVALGIIYGDIGTSPLYVFKAIIGTKDINEMLVYGGVSCVFWTLVFQTTIKYIWLTLRADNQGEGGIFSLYALVRRYGKKLVIPTILGATTLLADGIITPPISVSSAIEGLSMVKGMENTIVPGNFLTIGIVVAILSLLFFFQRFGTQVIGKTFGPIMTIWFTMLFVAGINQISNHPDILKALNPYYAYDLLVNYPNGFWLLGAVFLCTTGAEALYSDLGHCGIKNIRITWIYVKVSLVIAYLGQAAWLMHQGETLLNGRNPFFEIIPSWFLLPSIVISTCATIIASQALISGSFTLISEAMNLNFWPRVTVRQPSDSKGQIYIPSINTILWFGCVLMMIYFRESSHMEAAYGFSITITMMMTSLLLSYFIYYRLKWKKIYVILFLTVFGAIEMSFFIANVAKIKERWMFLFFELFIFMVMYVWYFARKTNNKFTQFVQLGKYSDQLTELSKDDAIPKFATHLVYLTKADRRYEIEEKIIKSIFSKKPKRADVYWFLHINRTEDPFTLSYDVSELVDDKVIKVNINVGFRIQPKTELYFKNIVKELVANKELNLHIRSDGSSKYNNEPDFKFVVIEKFLSIENEFVLREDLLLNGYFFLKHLGVSDEKAFGLEKSDVIVEQIPLVYQPITNIKLNRVNR; this is translated from the coding sequence ATGAATACAACAAAAAATGGAGTTGCAAATAAAGTAACTATTGCCTCGCTTTTAGTCGCACTTGGGATTATTTACGGAGATATTGGTACGAGTCCGCTATATGTTTTCAAAGCAATAATTGGGACGAAGGACATTAATGAAATGCTGGTTTATGGTGGTGTTTCCTGTGTGTTTTGGACATTGGTTTTTCAAACAACCATAAAATATATCTGGCTCACGCTTCGAGCGGATAATCAGGGCGAAGGTGGAATTTTCTCCCTGTACGCATTAGTGAGACGTTATGGCAAAAAATTAGTCATCCCAACAATACTTGGAGCGACTACTTTACTCGCCGATGGTATTATTACGCCACCTATTTCCGTTTCATCGGCTATCGAAGGATTAAGTATGGTTAAAGGTATGGAAAACACTATTGTTCCCGGTAATTTTTTAACCATTGGAATTGTTGTGGCTATTTTGTCATTATTATTTTTCTTCCAGCGGTTTGGAACACAGGTAATAGGGAAAACTTTTGGACCTATCATGACTATTTGGTTTACCATGTTATTTGTTGCCGGAATAAACCAAATTAGCAATCATCCGGATATTTTGAAAGCATTAAATCCTTATTATGCCTATGATTTATTGGTGAATTATCCTAACGGGTTTTGGCTGTTAGGAGCTGTTTTTCTTTGTACAACAGGAGCCGAAGCCTTATATTCTGATTTAGGACATTGTGGAATTAAAAACATTCGTATTACCTGGATTTATGTGAAAGTAAGTTTAGTTATTGCTTATTTAGGTCAGGCTGCCTGGTTGATGCACCAGGGAGAAACCTTATTAAATGGTAGAAATCCATTCTTTGAAATCATACCAAGCTGGTTTTTATTACCTAGTATTGTTATTTCAACCTGTGCAACTATTATAGCCTCACAGGCACTGATAAGCGGAAGTTTTACGCTAATTAGCGAAGCAATGAATCTTAATTTTTGGCCAAGAGTTACCGTAAGGCAGCCTAGTGATAGTAAAGGACAAATTTACATACCAAGTATTAACACTATCCTTTGGTTTGGATGTGTTTTAATGATGATTTATTTTAGAGAGAGTTCGCATATGGAGGCCGCTTATGGGTTTTCAATTACTATAACCATGATGATGACTTCTCTATTGTTAAGCTATTTTATTTATTACCGATTAAAATGGAAAAAAATATATGTCATCTTATTTCTGACCGTTTTTGGAGCTATTGAAATGTCTTTTTTTATTGCTAATGTGGCTAAAATAAAGGAACGTTGGATGTTTTTGTTTTTTGAATTATTTATTTTTATGGTAATGTATGTCTGGTATTTTGCCCGAAAAACGAACAATAAATTTACTCAATTTGTGCAATTAGGGAAATACAGCGACCAACTCACCGAATTAAGCAAAGACGATGCTATTCCTAAATTTGCAACCCATTTAGTCTATCTTACTAAAGCTGACAGAAGATACGAAATTGAAGAAAAAATCATCAAATCCATTTTTTCTAAAAAACCAAAACGTGCCGATGTATATTGGTTTTTACACATCAATCGCACCGAAGATCCTTTTACGTTATCCTATGATGTTTCTGAGCTGGTTGATGATAAAGTGATTAAAGTGAACATTAATGTTGGTTTTAGAATACAACCTAAAACCGAATTGTATTTCAAAAATATTGTCAAAGAATTGGTTGCTAACAAAGAACTCAATTTACATATTCGATCAGACGGTTCCAGTAAATACAATAACGAACCCGATTTTAAATTTGTGGTTATTGAGAAATTTTTATCTATTGAGAATGAATTTGTTTTGCGTGAAGATCTTTTGTTGAATGGCTATTTCTTTTTGAAACATTTAGGAGTAAGTGATGAAAAAGCATTTGGATTGGAAAAATCAGATGTCATAGTTGAGCAGATTCCATTGGTTTATCAGCCTATAACAAACATAAAATTAAATAGGGTAAACAGATAA
- a CDS encoding NifU family protein, giving the protein MTKITVKETQNPTILKFEFEDFITRNESFEFKNIDEAKSSPLAQQLFYLPFVKTVYISGNFIAVERFSIVEWDDVKEAVAEQIENFVNNGGVIINLDENKPKKQPITVYGETTPNPSALKFVVSRMLTKNAIEFKNIDQTASSPLAKELFKFPYVKEIFIDENYISITKYELNSWDEITLELRTFIKQYIENGGIVLDDSVVINAEKQEQIKTEEFDKLDVTSQQIINILEEYVKPAVAADGGNIAFESYDEESKIVKVILQGACSGCPSSTFTLKSGIENMLKSMLNDEKIQVEAINA; this is encoded by the coding sequence ATGACAAAAATAACCGTTAAAGAAACACAAAACCCTACAATATTAAAGTTTGAATTTGAGGATTTTATTACCCGAAATGAAAGTTTTGAGTTTAAAAACATAGACGAAGCGAAATCTTCTCCTCTTGCACAACAATTATTTTACTTACCATTTGTAAAAACTGTTTACATTTCGGGCAATTTTATTGCCGTTGAAAGATTCAGTATTGTAGAATGGGACGATGTTAAAGAAGCTGTTGCTGAACAAATTGAAAACTTTGTAAACAATGGCGGCGTTATCATCAACCTTGATGAGAACAAACCTAAAAAACAACCGATTACAGTTTATGGAGAAACTACTCCTAATCCTTCGGCTTTGAAGTTTGTTGTGAGCCGAATGCTGACTAAAAATGCTATTGAATTCAAAAACATCGACCAAACGGCTTCTTCGCCTTTGGCAAAAGAATTATTTAAGTTTCCTTATGTAAAAGAAATTTTCATTGACGAAAATTACATTTCGATTACAAAATACGAATTAAATAGCTGGGACGAAATCACACTGGAACTTAGAACATTTATCAAACAATACATTGAGAATGGCGGAATTGTTCTTGACGACAGCGTGGTAATCAATGCCGAAAAACAAGAGCAAATTAAAACCGAAGAATTTGACAAACTGGATGTTACTTCGCAACAAATTATCAATATCTTAGAAGAATATGTAAAACCTGCCGTTGCTGCCGATGGTGGAAATATTGCTTTTGAATCTTATGATGAAGAAAGCAAAATTGTAAAAGTGATTCTTCAAGGTGCTTGTAGTGGCTGTCCATCTTCTACTTTTACTTTAAAATCAGGAATCGAAAACATGTTAAAAAGCATGCTTAACGATGAAAAAATTCAGGTGGAAGCAATTAATGCTTAA
- a CDS encoding PorP/SprF family type IX secretion system membrane protein → MNTKFNYFLICFFIGLYSYSQEGIPVYSDYLSDNYYLLHPSMAGASNCAKLRLTARKQWFDQEEAPSLQTLSYNGRIGEKAGGGIILFNDKNGYHSQKGMKLTYAYHLMFSRDEIDLNQLSFGISGGLIQSQLDETSFLQSGDFDPIVDGTIVQKSSYFNVDIGMSYNYLDFYVHGTIKNAIETRRKIYSGYESDNLRKFILSTGYIFGDRDRILWEPSVLFQYTSQTTEKAVDLNLKAYKAMDFGTVWGGLSYRTSFDGAEFNNGNGISRQRYQSISPILGVNYNNFMFAYTYSHLGGDVKFGTGGFHQITLGLNLFCKREKYECHCPAIN, encoded by the coding sequence ATGAATACTAAATTCAACTATTTTTTAATCTGTTTTTTTATTGGTTTGTATTCTTATTCTCAAGAAGGAATTCCGGTATATTCAGATTATCTTTCGGATAATTATTATCTGCTTCATCCGTCGATGGCCGGGGCTTCTAATTGTGCTAAATTAAGACTGACCGCCCGTAAACAATGGTTCGATCAGGAAGAAGCACCTTCACTGCAAACACTAAGTTACAATGGCAGGATAGGAGAGAAAGCCGGTGGGGGAATTATTCTTTTTAATGATAAAAACGGTTATCATTCTCAAAAAGGAATGAAGTTGACGTATGCGTATCATTTGATGTTTTCCAGAGATGAAATCGATTTGAATCAGCTGTCTTTTGGTATTAGTGGGGGATTAATTCAGAGTCAATTAGATGAAACTTCTTTTTTGCAATCAGGAGATTTTGATCCAATTGTAGATGGGACAATTGTTCAAAAATCATCTTACTTTAATGTCGATATAGGGATGTCTTACAATTATTTGGATTTTTATGTTCATGGAACTATTAAAAATGCTATTGAAACCCGACGTAAAATCTATTCAGGATATGAAAGTGATAATTTGAGAAAGTTTATCTTGAGTACGGGTTATATTTTTGGAGACAGAGATCGAATTTTATGGGAGCCTTCGGTATTGTTTCAATATACCAGTCAAACTACCGAAAAGGCAGTCGATCTTAATTTGAAAGCTTATAAAGCCATGGATTTTGGTACTGTATGGGGTGGACTTTCTTATAGAACCAGTTTTGATGGAGCCGAATTTAATAACGGAAATGGTATATCAAGACAAAGATACCAGTCTATTTCGCCAATTTTAGGTGTGAATTACAATAATTTTATGTTTGCCTACACTTATTCTCATTTAGGAGGAGATGTTAAATTTGGAACAGGCGGTTTTCACCAAATTACATTAGGTCTTAATTTGTTTTGCAAGCGTGAGAAATATGAATGTCACTGTCCAGCAATCAACTAA
- a CDS encoding gamma carbonic anhydrase family protein, which yields MVIKSVNGKSPSIPEDCYVAENATIVGDVSFGNSCSVWFNAVIRGDVNYIKIGNKVNIQDGAVIHCTYQKYPTIIGNNVSIGHNAIVHGCVVHDNVLIGMGAIVMDNCTIESNSIIAAGAVITQNTVVTSGSIWAGVPAKKVKDLNQSGFAGEIERIAENYLLYSSWFKEEE from the coding sequence ATGGTAATAAAATCGGTTAATGGAAAATCACCTAGTATTCCTGAGGATTGTTATGTAGCTGAAAATGCTACTATTGTAGGAGATGTTAGTTTTGGAAACTCTTGTAGCGTTTGGTTTAACGCTGTAATTAGAGGTGATGTTAATTATATCAAAATTGGTAACAAAGTTAATATTCAGGACGGTGCTGTGATTCATTGTACGTATCAAAAATACCCAACCATTATAGGAAATAATGTTTCTATTGGGCACAATGCCATTGTACACGGCTGTGTGGTTCACGACAATGTTTTGATAGGAATGGGTGCTATCGTTATGGATAATTGTACTATTGAAAGCAATTCTATTATTGCGGCAGGTGCGGTGATTACCCAAAACACCGTGGTTACTTCGGGTTCTATATGGGCAGGAGTACCAGCCAAAAAAGTAAAAGACTTAAATCAATCCGGTTTTGCAGGTGAGATTGAGCGTATCGCCGAAAATTATTTATTGTATTCCAGCTGGTTTAAAGAGGAGGAATAA
- a CDS encoding LytR/AlgR family response regulator transcription factor, whose product MKCVIIDDEPLAVDLIKEFVSKVESLELISTFNNAIDAIAMINTSNVDLIFLDIEMPHFSGIDFLNAIDKKPLVIFTTAYSDYAVEGFNLGAVDYLVKPIPFNRFLKSVMRAQQTFLSQNNTPAAAITPKVVAPEIEPDFMFVRSEYENVKINFSDILFIEGLKDYVKIYTADNKFTLTLISLIKLENLLSSKGFARIHRSYIINIKYVKSIQKNKVLIADKRIPISESYKTAFFEKINL is encoded by the coding sequence ATGAAGTGCGTAATTATAGATGACGAACCCCTGGCGGTTGATTTAATCAAAGAATTTGTTAGTAAAGTTGAAAGTCTGGAACTAATCAGCACCTTCAATAATGCTATCGACGCCATAGCGATGATTAATACTTCTAATGTAGATTTGATATTTTTGGACATCGAAATGCCTCATTTTTCAGGCATCGATTTTCTAAATGCCATTGACAAAAAACCATTGGTTATTTTCACGACAGCTTATTCTGACTATGCCGTGGAAGGATTCAATCTGGGTGCGGTTGATTATTTGGTAAAACCAATTCCTTTTAATCGCTTTTTAAAATCGGTGATGCGCGCCCAACAAACGTTTCTTTCACAAAATAACACTCCTGCTGCTGCTATTACTCCAAAAGTAGTTGCTCCGGAAATTGAACCCGATTTTATGTTTGTACGTTCAGAATACGAGAATGTAAAAATCAATTTTTCGGATATTTTATTTATCGAAGGTTTGAAAGATTATGTCAAAATATATACCGCTGACAATAAATTTACGCTAACTCTAATCAGTTTAATTAAACTCGAAAATTTACTTTCATCTAAAGGTTTTGCACGAATTCACCGTTCGTATATAATCAATATCAAATACGTGAAATCCATCCAAAAGAATAAAGTATTAATTGCCGACAAGCGAATTCCTATCAGCGAAAGTTACAAAACAGCTTTCTTTGAAAAAATTAATTTATAA
- a CDS encoding sensor histidine kinase, whose protein sequence is MNIEGITNNNTNRILIHSIIWCFLIIASLLPFYQNFTSINAEFYVQWSSGILLFYANYFYFVPNLLLQKKYAAYLGIILSIVSILTCIKIFYFSPEFHNMPHQRIFDSNGKEIIREKFFFKKRPPFFFKFFPSLFYLFIVSISTLIKTLSEYYTNQQNKLISETRKTSTELNYLRKQTNPHFLFNALNSIYSLAYKKSDLVPDAIVTLSEMMRYMLYETDNKAVSLEKEINYIKNYIDLQKLRLNNIENIFINIHGDTRNKSIEPMLLISFIENAFKYGTDYKGTTYVKIKIVIEENNFDFWIENRIENQIKDPNNSGIGLKNIKNRLNILYPNAHQLTITQTDNLYSVHLNLKLEPLEN, encoded by the coding sequence ATGAACATAGAGGGAATTACAAACAACAATACTAACAGAATACTGATACACAGTATTATTTGGTGCTTTTTAATAATTGCCTCATTATTGCCATTTTACCAAAATTTCACCAGCATCAATGCCGAGTTTTATGTACAATGGTCCAGTGGAATTCTATTGTTTTATGCTAACTATTTTTATTTTGTACCTAATTTGCTTTTGCAAAAAAAATATGCCGCTTATCTTGGAATTATTTTGAGTATTGTTAGTATTTTAACTTGTATTAAAATTTTCTATTTCAGTCCTGAATTCCACAATATGCCGCATCAAAGAATATTTGACAGTAATGGAAAAGAAATCATTCGAGAAAAATTCTTCTTTAAAAAACGTCCCCCTTTTTTCTTCAAATTTTTCCCATCACTGTTTTATTTATTCATTGTTTCTATAAGCACCTTAATCAAAACACTTTCAGAATATTATACCAATCAACAAAATAAATTAATTTCTGAAACCCGTAAAACATCGACTGAATTAAACTATTTAAGAAAGCAAACTAATCCGCACTTTTTGTTCAATGCCTTGAATAGCATTTATTCATTAGCGTATAAAAAATCAGATTTAGTCCCGGATGCCATTGTAACCTTATCCGAAATGATGCGCTACATGCTTTATGAAACCGACAATAAAGCAGTATCTTTAGAAAAGGAAATCAATTACATTAAGAACTATATTGATTTACAAAAATTACGATTAAACAATATCGAAAACATTTTCATCAACATTCACGGCGATACCCGAAACAAGTCTATCGAACCTATGCTTTTGATTTCATTTATCGAAAATGCTTTTAAATACGGAACTGATTATAAAGGAACCACTTATGTGAAAATTAAAATTGTTATCGAAGAAAACAACTTTGATTTTTGGATTGAAAATAGAATTGAGAATCAAATAAAAGATCCTAACAACTCTGGAATTGGTTTAAAAAACATTAAAAACAGATTGAACATCCTGTATCCAAATGCTCATCAATTGACCATTACGCAGACGGATAACCTATACAGTGTACATTTGAATTTGAAACTGGAACCATTGGAAAACTAA
- a CDS encoding DUF4907 domain-containing protein yields MTMYGNLNHWKNKMTMTINSNPKFFRTTIRKNFLLNTTKKYFLLIVFLTFFSCNSPQDFSLESIKTPSGWGYVIKNNDKIIIKQSIIPVIQNIKSFESETEALKVGNLVLDKLKQQTSPTITKKDLILLSIRI; encoded by the coding sequence ATGACGATGTATGGGAATTTAAACCACTGGAAGAACAAAATGACGATGACAATTAATTCAAACCCTAAATTCTTCCGGACTACTATCCGGAAGAATTTTTTATTAAACACCACAAAAAAGTACTTTTTACTAATTGTTTTTTTAACATTCTTTTCCTGCAACAGCCCGCAGGATTTTAGCTTAGAATCCATAAAAACACCAAGCGGTTGGGGATATGTGATCAAAAATAATGACAAAATCATTATCAAACAATCTATAATTCCAGTAATTCAAAACATCAAATCATTTGAGAGCGAAACCGAAGCACTAAAAGTAGGGAATTTGGTATTAGATAAATTGAAACAGCAAACATCGCCAACAATTACAAAAAAAGATTTAATTTTATTGTCAATTAGAATCTAA
- a CDS encoding Kelch repeat-containing protein has translation MTILKGRTFITLLLMGLVFVGCSNDDEEELLGNWIKKSSFDGPARSSASSFVIGTYAYVATGYTGDEYLKDLWAYNSDGDYWEQKADFSGIARSAASGFELDGNGYIGLGYDGVNKLKDFYQYNPDTNSWTQKADFAGSARYSAVGFQVGGKAYFGTGYDNNFLKDFYQYDANTDTWTQVNGFSGNKRRNASVFVIDNKAYLVAGINNGAYQIDFWMFDPSTDTWTKKRDIDQDDDDDETYNDDYAISRSNASAFSMNGLGYLVCGESSKTIWEYNPSTDVWEEKTALEGAGRTDAIGFSINERGFVLLGRSGSSFYDDVWEFKPLEEQNDDDN, from the coding sequence ATGACTATTTTAAAAGGAAGAACATTCATTACCCTACTATTAATGGGATTAGTATTTGTGGGTTGCAGTAATGACGACGAAGAAGAATTATTAGGTAACTGGATTAAAAAATCTTCATTTGATGGACCGGCAAGATCAAGTGCAAGCAGTTTTGTGATAGGTACTTATGCTTATGTTGCTACAGGATATACAGGTGACGAATATTTAAAAGACCTATGGGCTTACAATTCTGATGGGGATTATTGGGAACAAAAAGCGGATTTTAGCGGAATTGCCCGAAGTGCCGCATCTGGATTTGAATTAGACGGAAATGGATACATTGGTCTTGGATACGATGGAGTCAACAAGTTAAAAGATTTTTACCAATACAATCCTGACACCAACAGCTGGACTCAAAAAGCCGATTTTGCAGGAAGTGCCCGTTATTCGGCTGTAGGATTTCAAGTGGGTGGAAAAGCATATTTTGGGACAGGATATGACAATAACTTTCTAAAAGATTTTTATCAATACGATGCTAATACTGATACCTGGACTCAGGTAAACGGATTTAGCGGAAACAAAAGAAGAAATGCCTCTGTTTTTGTTATTGACAACAAAGCCTATTTAGTAGCAGGGATTAACAACGGAGCTTATCAGATTGATTTCTGGATGTTTGACCCCAGTACTGATACCTGGACTAAAAAACGCGATATTGACCAGGACGATGATGACGACGAAACATACAATGACGATTATGCCATTAGCCGTTCTAACGCATCGGCATTTTCAATGAACGGATTAGGTTATCTGGTCTGTGGTGAAAGTTCAAAAACCATTTGGGAATACAATCCGTCAACTGATGTTTGGGAAGAAAAAACAGCCCTGGAAGGAGCAGGCAGAACCGATGCTATAGGATTTTCTATTAACGAAAGAGGTTTTGTATTATTAGGAAGATCGGGATCTTCTTTTTATGACGATGTATGGGAATTTAAACCACTGGAAGAACAAAATGACGATGACAATTAA
- a CDS encoding DUF6268 family outer membrane beta-barrel protein — translation MKLKLFATLIFMISILKITAQSSYSLELNLKTIPTKEISKNESGIGFSFHQNLDSKNKITNSLTYKNSSLNYGSGNYFSANNNKYNWIENKLELTHQINNKVNWNLELKTIAAFEKSFDFSDITILGGAGIGYAFNEKNNIYLGVKRMTLFGKAQILPTIAFHSQFNSNTAIEIGFPNSAISYSNNERNAFRLTNVFDGEYYNLDQAKAINSNGNASKISFSQMTTALEYERNVDRNWYMSFQGGYQFDKKYTLTNNRGTTKYNFDANDGFLFNIGIKYKQ, via the coding sequence ATGAAGTTAAAACTATTTGCAACTCTGATTTTTATGATTTCAATTCTTAAGATAACTGCCCAAAGTAGCTATTCGTTAGAATTGAACTTAAAGACAATTCCAACAAAAGAAATCAGCAAAAACGAATCCGGAATAGGCTTTTCTTTTCATCAAAATTTAGATTCGAAAAACAAAATCACAAACAGCCTGACGTATAAAAACAGTAGTTTAAATTATGGTTCGGGGAATTATTTTTCAGCAAACAACAATAAATACAACTGGATAGAAAACAAACTGGAACTGACACATCAAATTAACAATAAAGTCAATTGGAATTTAGAATTGAAAACAATAGCTGCTTTTGAAAAAAGTTTTGATTTTTCAGACATCACAATTCTTGGAGGCGCAGGGATTGGATATGCTTTTAACGAAAAAAATAATATTTACCTGGGAGTAAAAAGAATGACATTGTTTGGAAAAGCCCAAATACTTCCTACGATTGCTTTTCATAGCCAATTCAATTCGAATACCGCTATCGAGATAGGCTTTCCAAATTCAGCTATTAGCTATTCTAACAATGAACGAAACGCTTTCCGATTAACAAACGTTTTTGATGGGGAATATTACAATCTCGATCAGGCAAAAGCCATCAACAGCAATGGAAATGCAAGCAAAATAAGTTTCTCTCAAATGACAACTGCATTGGAATACGAGAGAAATGTTGACCGCAACTGGTATATGAGTTTTCAGGGAGGCTACCAATTTGACAAAAAATACACACTAACAAACAACAGAGGGACAACAAAATACAATTTCGACGCTAATGATGGTTTCCTCTTTAACATTGGCATAAAATACAAACAGTAA